One Bythopirellula goksoeyrii genomic window, CAGCGGTGAACTGAGGAAACGTGCTCTGATAAAGCGCAGCAAGCATCGGCCCTTTCTGATGCGCAGAAAGATTCCCGGGAAATTTCATGTTTGAATCTTGCGGACTCTTCATTGCCGCCCATTATAATAGAATTGTCATGACACCGCGTTTTCCTTGCAGAACCGATACTTAGATCCAGACATCGGTGCGACAAGGCACCAATTCCCTTAGGACTGGCAATGTCTAACAACCGTGCAAGCTTGTCTCGCGGATTTACTCTGGTGGAGTTGCTGGTTGCGATCTCGATCATTGGGGTCTTGGTAGGTCTCTTGCTACCCGCTATCCAGTCGGCACGTGAAGCAGCCCGCCGCGAAGGTTGCACCAACAATCTCAAGCAGCTTGGCCTCGCAATCCAAACCTACGAATCGAACCACCGCAAATTTCCCCCTGGTCGGGTGGGCTGCGATGATACGGGAGACCAGATCGCCATAACTGGCTGCCCACCCGGCTTGTCAGCGGAACAAAAGACGGCAGCCAGTGGTTTTGTCGTTCTGCTACCTCAACTCGAAATGCAGGCCCTCTACGATCGGCTAGCCATCGAAGTTGGTGGTCTTTGGAACCGCAATGTGGATGATCTCCATTGGTACGCCGACCAATCGAAGTGTCTTGCCATCAAAGAACAACCTACTTTTCACCATTGCCCAAGTGACACTTCTGCCCTACTCAGTGATGTCTACGCTCCAGTACTGGCCGCCACGGGAAGCTATGCCTTCGTCCAAGGCACGTTAGGACCGGGAAAACCACCTGAACAAGTTAAGTACGACAACGATGGCCCCTTTCTCTATGTCACCGCGCGCAAGCCAAGCCAAGTGACCGATGGGCTTTCCCAAACCATCTTTATTGGAGAAGTCATTCTGGCCGACACCTGGGAATCTTCCAACACCTGGACCTATGCACTTTCTAATGCCGATTGCCTGAGAACCACTTCGAATCGACTCAACACAACGCCGGGAGACGGCTACGTCTACGATCGCCAAAACGGGGCTTTTGGCAGCCAACATCCTGAGGGTGCCTTATTCACGTTCGGCGACGGCCATGTCGAGTTTGTTTCTGAGACTATCGAAAAAGAGATTTATCGATCACTCTCTACGATTTCAGGCGGTGAACTTGTAGAGAGGTGATCGGAGCGATCCAGGCCCATCCGCTACTTGGAAGCACCCTCTATTTTCCGGCAATGTCTTCGCTCGTCTGCTGATCGCTTTCCACCTGATGACGCCGTTGCAACCAGCGGGCAACCAGCCAGCACAAAAGTGCCCAGACCAAACCGGCAATCCAACCCGCCAACACGTCTGAAGGGTAATGCACACCCAAATAAACCAGACTGATTCCTACTATTAGCGAGAGTAGCACTGCTATCGCAAGCACATAAATCTTTAGGCTATTGCGTGGTACGCTCGCAGCCAATAGTGAGCCAAGTGTCAAATAGACCACGGCAGACAACATGGAATGCCCACTCGGAAAGCTGCTCGTAGCGACATGCGAGAGATGCGGCACGATATCTGGGCGTGGCCGACTGATGACATGCTTCAAAACAAGACTCATCAGCACGCCACTGCCGGTAGCTGCCAGCAGAAATGCCAGCATGAGGAACTTGCGGTCCAGCCAAAGGTATCCCGCCACGATAAGAATAAAAATCGTCAAAGCCCCCACGCCACCTAGCGCGGTCGCATCACGGCCCATCTCCTGCACCCAGGGGGGACCAATCTGCGTAGCAGGATCGTCAGTTTTCCGCATGGCGCGCACCATCCAAGTGTCGAATGCTTGCGTGTCTCCCTCGAGCACTTCTCCAGCGATCTCGATAAAAGCCCAAGTTCCAGCAGCGAGGGCAAGCAACAGGAGAAGCACGACCGGTTCACGCCCCCCTATCCATCCCACCAGATGCCGCAGTGGCTTTCGAAAATTAATGATCACCATAACCCTCATCAACAATGAATGATCTCAAGGTGCGCTCTACCCGGGAGACAGTCAACTGCTTCCCCTTGCTCCAAGTTCGTGCCTCTTTTAATATAGCCGCTTGCGGCTTAGCCAAAATCTAGCGAGCACAAAACAATGTGGATGACCCTAATCCGAGGAGTGATCGCAGGCGTCGTGGTCATCGGCGTCACCGAGCTATCGCGCAAGTTTCCCCGCGCAGGTGCCCTGCTGCTGACGCTCCCTTTGGTCAGCATCCTCGCCTTCGTGATGGCGTGGACCAAGTATCAAGACCTCCCGACAGTCTCGCGCCTGGCCAAAGAAACACTCATCCTGGTCCCGCTAGGATTGCCGTTCTTCATCCCGCTCGCCTTTGCCGAGAAATTGAACCTCGGTTTCTGGCCCGCTTTCGGCCTGGGCACACTGCTGGCATCGATCACGATAGGATTATGGTTTTGGCTGGGTCCGTGAAGAATCATCAACGATCACTTCGCAACCCACAGCACGGTGCAATTGAGCCATTGTACCAGCGAGAGTTGCCTGGACACGCACCACTTGCAGCTCGAACATCAATACTTCAGTGAATCCACTGGCAACTTCTCCAAAGTCAACCTGGCGACCGCGATATTCAGCCGAGGCGAGTTGTAAGGCGCGCTTGGCACGCGGTAAAATTCTCTGATTATAAAGCCGTACTTGTTCGTCGGCCGCAAAGGCCTGCTCACTCAAACGGCGAATCTGGCGAAAGGCATCGTCCCGTGCGTCATTAAAATCGCGACTCGAAGCTGCCACCTCAGCCGAGGCCTCGCGAATAGCGGCGTCAATTCGATCTCGCCAGATTGGCAGCGTGATTCCCACCACGAAGTTAACATTGTCGTGACCATTGGCGACCGGCGAGAGGGCAGCAGTTTCGGTCATCGTCTGCCAACCAGCGCCCAATACCAAGTCAGGATATTTTCCCAGACAAGCCAGTTCTTGCTTCTGCCGATTCCGTGAGACGGCCCACCGAAGCTCTCGTAGTCGTGGACTACACTGCTGGGCTGCGGCAAAAAGCGCATCGAGTCGTTCGGGGACTTGAGTGATATCAATCTCTGCGGTCGGCTCGATGCCCATCATTTCAGGCTGCTGCACCAGTGCCGCAAGATCGGCCTGAGCAAGTGCCTTTTGACGGTGAAGCTCGATAATACGATTGTCCAGGTTGTCGACTTGTAATTGAGCACGGAGAATATCTTGCTGACTGCCACCAGCAGCATTTCGAGCTTCGGCAAGCTTCACCAACTCCGCAGCGATTTGAAGATTGTCTTTAGTTATCTCGATGGCACGGTCGGAAAACCACAACTCGTAGTACGCGAGCCGCACCATTTCTTCGACTTCTAACTCCGTTTGCGCAAGTTTAGCGGCAGCGATTCGCATTTCGCGCTCTGCAATGGCACCTTTCGTCCATCGCTTTTCGGGCCAAGGGTATTTCTGGGCGAGAGAAAGTGTATTGCCGGCGCGGCCGGCGGCAGTTTGCAAGGCCTGGTCAGATATTGGATAGAAGTTATTCGAGAGCAATGGATCTTCAAGCGACTGGGCTTGCGGCACGCGATTCGAGGCAGCAACAACTCTTGCCCGGGCAGCCCGAACTCGCGGATGGGAGGAGACAGCGATTCCTATAAAATACTCGACGGATTGACCTTCACCGGAATTGAGCTCATCTGGGATCGGAATAGCGATGGATTCAGGAACTGGAAGTGGTTTTAATTCGTCATCACTTAAATTTGTCGATTCATACTGAGCGAGCGTTATTGCGCTCTCGCTGGAAGGGGAAGCATTGGCGACAGGGTCCGACTTGGCCGGCACCAGCTGGCAACCGAGAAAGCCGACCAGCAGTCCAACCACCAAGAGAAGTTTGCTCGCCGCTTTTGCCTGAATAATTGATCTCACTGGACGCACGATCCCCCTCACCGCCCAGTGCCGGGTACTGAGCTGGGAATAGACCCATCTTGTAATGGTTGGCTGTGCCAACGATAATACCCCTAGGTGGTATCTCCTTTTTCCCATCGACCTTTCCTCGTGATCAAATCCCGATCAATCCGAATCGCCGTCAATCTCTGCGTGACCGTTGCGCTCTTGCTACCCGGCAACAGTTTTGGCAATTCGCTCACTTCTCCATGTGAATTGAATGCTAGCAGTGAAGCTAAGTGCAAAGGCTGTGGCCATTGCTCGGTGAGCTCTCCAGGCCAACGGTGCGGGTGCTGCTGCAAGAAAAAGGACACATCCCACCAAGAGAGTGGCTGCCAGAGTTCATCTCGTTCATTGGCCGCCAAGAAAACCGACTCAGGTTCCAGTCAGGGCGTCTGTTTATGCAAGGCTGATAAACAGCCTGCGTTTCCTGCATCCCAATTTCGATCGATCTTCGAGCAAATCATCCAGCTGCGGCACTTCGCGTCAACTAGCCTCTCTGCGTCAGCAGCAGATGCTATGCATGCTTGTACGATGGAACGGCATTGTGTTCCCACGTCTCTACTGCCGCGGGACTCTCAGCGGCTGCTCTGCGTCTGGCGCATCTGATGTCCTGCGCCCCCGGTGCGCGCACTCCTGACTTCTGCTAGCAGTTTGTGAAAGTGCGCGGCTGGTCTGCCTCTTGCGTTGTGCTCCGCACTTTCTGTCTAACACTCGTTCGAATCTCTTGTATGGAAAAACCCGTCAAAACAACGTCGGCTATTAATCGCCTGTGGCTCTTGCGAGTCGGGCTGCAATCGCTGGCATTGCTGGCAACGCTGCTGGTCGGCATCGTGCTGATCGGCATTGCCCAGCGAGTCGGCTGGATAGGAGCTGCCACTAGTGATTCAGTCGCTCCCGGAGGGTCTACTGCTACGGCGACTGAGTATACTTGCCCGATGCATCCAGAGATCCGCCAGGACTCACCCGGTAAATGCCCAATTTGTGGAATGACCCTTGTGCTAGTGACGGCATCCTCATCAACTGCTGAGCGAAGTCATTCAGAAGCCCTCTCCGATACGAATGCAGACGATGCACAGTACATCTGCCCCATGATGTGTACACCGCCCCATAGCCAGCCGGGTAAATGCCCTGTGTGTGCGATGGAGCTAGTGAAAGCCAATACTGGAGGAGGTGGCGGCGAGAGGTCGGTGGCGATCGACTCCTATGCACGTCGCATTCTTGGTATCCGCACGGCCACGGCTCATTCGGGTGAAGTTTTTCGCACGATCCGCACCATCGGTGAAATTGCTTACGACGAAGAGCGGGTCGCCACCATTGCTGCCTATGTCGATGGCCGACTCGAAGAAATGTTTGCCGAGTACGTTGGGGTGCAGGTCGCCAAGGGAGACAATCTTGCCGTGCTTTACAGTCCACAGCTTTATTCTGCTCAAGTGGAATATCTGACCAGCCGCCAAACGCCCGCTCTGAATTCACTCACGGGTGATACTGATCGACTGAGTGAAGTGGCGGAAGACAATCTCTCCGAATTCGGGATGTCTCAGACACAGATTGAGGCGCTCCGCTCTACTGGAAAAGCGCAGAAACGACTGCCGATAGCCTCGCCTATTGGTGGGACGGTAATCGAGAAGCATAAGATTGAGGGTGACTACGTTAAGACAGGTGAACCCATCTATCGGGTAGCCGACCTCACGACCGTCTGGTTGATGCTCGAACTTTATCCCAACGATGCCGCAGCACTTCGCTTCGGTCAGCAGGTAGAAGCCGAGGTCCAGTCACTTCCCGGTGAAGTATACACCGGTCGCATCGCATTCATCGACCCGATGGTCGACTCAACAACTCGCACAGTCAACGTGCGTGTCGAAATGACGAACTTCGACGGTCGCCTGAAACCCGGAGACTACGCTACTGCGACAATCCGTGTGCCGGCCATTACCCGCGATAAAGTCTATGACCCGGCTCTGGCAGGAAAATGGATCAGCCCGATGCATCCGCAGATTATCCGTAGCGAGCCTGGTCAATGTCCTATTTGTGATATGGCTCTGGTCCCGACCAGCGAATTGGGATACGTCGACCAACCTCTACCCGATCAAGAAGTTATCAGCGTACCCAGAAATGCTGTTCTTATGGCAGGAGACAATTCGGTCGTTTACGTTGAAACCGAACCAGGAGTGTTTGAAATTCGAGAGGTGACACTCGGTGCACTAACCGATACACAAGCCGTAATTCTGGATGGAATCAAAAATGGCGAAACTGTGGCTACCGATGGCAACTTCCTCATCGACTCGCAGATGCAATTAGGAGGCAAGCCATCGCTATTCGATCCGGGAAGAAGCAACAAGAAGGATGCCTCGTCGCCAAAGCCGGAGTCAAAGCATGCTCACTAAGTTGGTGCAGTTTTGTGTGAAAGAAGCCGCTTTGGTTGTGCTGCTGGCGATAGGGCTTGGCATCTACGGTTGGTATTGCTTTCAAAGCGTACCGATAGACGCCATTCCCAACATCGGCGAAAACCAAGTCATCGTCTTAACTCCCTGGCCAGGTCGGTCGCCTAAGGATATCGAGGACCAGGTCACTTATCCACTGAGTGTGTCGCTACTCGCCGTTCCCGGTGCTGAAAGCGTACGTGGTAAGAGCATGTTTGGCTACTCATTCGTGCAGGTCACGTTCAAGGATAACGTCGATTTCTATTGGGCTCGGAGCAGAGTTTCTGAGCAACTTGGCTCGGCGTCAGAGCAGTTGCCGGAGGGAGTGACACCGCAACTCGGCCCGGATGCTACAGGACTCGGTCAGATTTTTTACTACGTCCTAGTCCCTCCGGATGAGGGCAAGAATTTGGCCGAATTGCGTTCCATTCAAGACTTCGTCGTTAAGTATGAATTGCAAGCCGTCGAGGGGGTCAGCGAAGTTGCCTCGATTGGCGGCTACGTTCGGCAATATCAGATTGAAGTGGACCCCGATAAACTGCGGTTCCACAACCTACCACTCGACCAGGTAATGAAGGCAGTCAAGGGTTCTAATGTAGATGTCGGAGCGAAGACAATTGAATCCACCGGCATGGAATTCATTGTCCGCGGCAAGGGTTTTCTGGGAAGCGGTGGAGACACAACCAAGGCAATTCGCGACATCGAAGAGACGGTCATCAGCGAAAGCGAAGGCGTACCCCTGCGGATCAAAGACATAGCCCGGGTTCAACTCGGCCCCGATTTCCGCCGTGGTGCCATTGACTACAATGGTGCCGAGGCAGTCGGCGGCGTTGTTGTGATGCGGTATGGAGAAAACCCGCGCGCTGTTATCGACCGCATCAAAGAACGCATCCAGGAAATCACTCCCTCGCTCGACGGTGTGACAATCAAAGCGGTTTACGACCGTACGGGTCTGATCGATGAGACCGTCGGCACACTTACGGCAGCACTCAGAGAAGAAATCGTCATCACTGCGGTCGTGATCTTACTATTTCTCCTGCATATCCGTAGCAGTTTTATCGTGGCGGCCACGCTCCCCATGGCAGTACTCTTATCGTTTGTTGCCATGAAGACGTTCGATGTCGACGCCAATATCATGTCGCTCGCTGGGATCGCCATCGCGATTGGCACAATGGTAGATATGGGGATCATTGTTTCTGAGAACATTTATCAGCATTTGGCTGATTGGGAAAAAGAGGGAGCACCAGGGGGCAATGAGCGGAGAAGCACACTAATTGCAGAAGCTGCTGCAGAAGTTGCCCCCGCTGTGGTCACAGCCGTTTCGACTACCATCGTCAGCTTCTTGCCAGTGTTCTTTCTCACAGGTCGAGATTTCAAACTTTTCAGCCCACTGGCGTGGACGAAGACATTCGCTATCACTTCTGCACTGGTCGTAGCAATCACGCTCGTACCCGCCCTTTGTCGCTTGATGCTTCGTAGTGCGAATTGGCCTGGCAAGTTGAGCGCGCTTTCTACTATTCTCGGTGGAGTATTTGCCGGAATACTCACGTTCTTTCTCTGGGCGGATTCGATTCAGTCCATCTACCGTGTATCTCCATTGCTTTCTACTCTCACATCAGTATTACTCGGCGCGGTCGCTGGTTGGCTTTTCTCCCGCGAGAGAGTGCGTCCTATCGAAGATAGCTTCATAAGTCGCTCAATTGTGCGAGCCTATGTCCCCACATTGAGTCTCTTCTTGCGCCACAAGGTCGCTTTCCTGTTGTTGCCATTTTCCATTGTCATCGTTGGACTCGGTGGATGGTTCGGGTTGTCAACCGTATTGAAACCTGCCGAGCGATTTGTCGAAATGCTTGGCATGAAACCGAATGACTTACCCGGCTATGTCCACGTGAAACACACATTCACGGGACTAGAAACGGACGACTGGATTGCACTGGACGAAGGAAGCTGGTTCTACATGCCAACACTCTATCCAGCAGCCAGTTTTAGCCAAGCCATGCAGGTCTTGCAGGCGCAGGATGTTTTGATTCATCAGATACCTGAGGTGCAGGATGTGCTTGGTAAAATTGGCCGCGTCGAATCGGCACTCGACCCCGCACCAGCGGCAATGGTCGAAACCTATGTGATGCTCAAGCCGCGCGACGAGTGGCGCGAAGGGGTTACCCAACGCGATGTGTGGGACGAAATCAATGCCGTTGCCACCCTACCGGGAGTAACCCCCGCCAGTCCCCTCCAACCAATCGAAGGTCGCGTCGTCATGCTGCAAAGTGGCATCAAGGCCCCGATGGCA contains:
- a CDS encoding phosphatase PAP2 family protein, with protein sequence MVIINFRKPLRHLVGWIGGREPVVLLLLLALAAGTWAFIEIAGEVLEGDTQAFDTWMVRAMRKTDDPATQIGPPWVQEMGRDATALGGVGALTIFILIVAGYLWLDRKFLMLAFLLAATGSGVLMSLVLKHVISRPRPDIVPHLSHVATSSFPSGHSMLSAVVYLTLGSLLAASVPRNSLKIYVLAIAVLLSLIVGISLVYLGVHYPSDVLAGWIAGLVWALLCWLVARWLQRRHQVESDQQTSEDIAGK
- a CDS encoding efflux RND transporter permease subunit, with product MLTKLVQFCVKEAALVVLLAIGLGIYGWYCFQSVPIDAIPNIGENQVIVLTPWPGRSPKDIEDQVTYPLSVSLLAVPGAESVRGKSMFGYSFVQVTFKDNVDFYWARSRVSEQLGSASEQLPEGVTPQLGPDATGLGQIFYYVLVPPDEGKNLAELRSIQDFVVKYELQAVEGVSEVASIGGYVRQYQIEVDPDKLRFHNLPLDQVMKAVKGSNVDVGAKTIESTGMEFIVRGKGFLGSGGDTTKAIRDIEETVISESEGVPLRIKDIARVQLGPDFRRGAIDYNGAEAVGGVVVMRYGENPRAVIDRIKERIQEITPSLDGVTIKAVYDRTGLIDETVGTLTAALREEIVITAVVILLFLLHIRSSFIVAATLPMAVLLSFVAMKTFDVDANIMSLAGIAIAIGTMVDMGIIVSENIYQHLADWEKEGAPGGNERRSTLIAEAAAEVAPAVVTAVSTTIVSFLPVFFLTGRDFKLFSPLAWTKTFAITSALVVAITLVPALCRLMLRSANWPGKLSALSTILGGVFAGILTFFLWADSIQSIYRVSPLLSTLTSVLLGAVAGWLFSRERVRPIEDSFISRSIVRAYVPTLSLFLRHKVAFLLLPFSIVIVGLGGWFGLSTVLKPAERFVEMLGMKPNDLPGYVHVKHTFTGLETDDWIALDEGSWFYMPTLYPAASFSQAMQVLQAQDVLIHQIPEVQDVLGKIGRVESALDPAPAAMVETYVMLKPRDEWREGVTQRDVWDEINAVATLPGVTPASPLQPIEGRVVMLQSGIKAPMAIRIYGDKLSELADAALSVAAHLKESPYVNAATVNPDIVLGKPYVEFTVNREAAARYGMTVQMVNEVVETALGGMNLIKTVEGRERYPVRLRYRRDLRERIDQLARLPIVTHSGAVVPLEELTNLETTWGPGAINSENARLVAHVAFASSGVTGDLESVSAIEKSLRESQALPADDPQQLDLPAGYSLEAVGSFTNQIEANRRLLWLVPLVVLINLLIIYLQFRHWPITLAVFTGIPVSFAGGMILLAIYGTEMNTAVWVGFIALFGIAVDDGVVIATYLDQVFTRLKLKSVEDIRYATIEAGKRRIRPCLMTTATTVLALLPILMSAGRGADVARAMAIPVFGGMVTELITLFVVPVVFCGYKEFKMRMGLADRHWEGIESAGTSSDLLPAT
- a CDS encoding TolC family protein, which encodes MRSIIQAKAASKLLLVVGLLVGFLGCQLVPAKSDPVANASPSSESAITLAQYESTNLSDDELKPLPVPESIAIPIPDELNSGEGQSVEYFIGIAVSSHPRVRAARARVVAASNRVPQAQSLEDPLLSNNFYPISDQALQTAAGRAGNTLSLAQKYPWPEKRWTKGAIAEREMRIAAAKLAQTELEVEEMVRLAYYELWFSDRAIEITKDNLQIAAELVKLAEARNAAGGSQQDILRAQLQVDNLDNRIIELHRQKALAQADLAALVQQPEMMGIEPTAEIDITQVPERLDALFAAAQQCSPRLRELRWAVSRNRQKQELACLGKYPDLVLGAGWQTMTETAALSPVANGHDNVNFVVGITLPIWRDRIDAAIREASAEVAASSRDFNDARDDAFRQIRRLSEQAFAADEQVRLYNQRILPRAKRALQLASAEYRGRQVDFGEVASGFTEVLMFELQVVRVQATLAGTMAQLHRAVGCEVIVDDSSRTQPKP
- a CDS encoding DUF1559 domain-containing protein codes for the protein MSNNRASLSRGFTLVELLVAISIIGVLVGLLLPAIQSAREAARREGCTNNLKQLGLAIQTYESNHRKFPPGRVGCDDTGDQIAITGCPPGLSAEQKTAASGFVVLLPQLEMQALYDRLAIEVGGLWNRNVDDLHWYADQSKCLAIKEQPTFHHCPSDTSALLSDVYAPVLAATGSYAFVQGTLGPGKPPEQVKYDNDGPFLYVTARKPSQVTDGLSQTIFIGEVILADTWESSNTWTYALSNADCLRTTSNRLNTTPGDGYVYDRQNGAFGSQHPEGALFTFGDGHVEFVSETIEKEIYRSLSTISGGELVER